Within the bacterium genome, the region GACGTCGCGGACGCCCGGCAGGGCACTCACCGCGGTCGAGACCCGGTTCGTGATCTCCGAGCGCATCGGGCAGCCCTCGATGGTGAGAGCGACCTCCACCTCCACGACGCCCCGCGGCGAGATGCGCACGTCACCGACCATGTCCAGCTCGACGATGCTGCGGTGCAGTTCGGGATCGTCGACCCCGTCGAGGGCCTCGAGGACCTGCTCGTTCGTGGGCACCTTCGTGGCGGGCACGGGGACCTCCAGCGTCGCCGCCGGCGCCATCGACACCGGTGACCGCAGGCTAGCGGCGCGCCCCGCCATTCCCGGCCGGAGGCTGCCGGCGGTGGGTGCCCCACCTCGAGATCTGCCGTCCGGGCGGGGCGGAATAGGTGGAGAAGTGCTTTCAGTTGGGCGGGTGGGGGTCGTAGAATCCCGCATCGCTGTGTGCGCCTCTGGGAGACCCGCGGAGTGACCCTCTACCTCATCCGTCACGCCGATGCCGGCAAGCGCGATCCGTACTCACACGATGATCATCTGCGCGGGCTCAGCGAGGACGGCATGCGGCAGGCCGTCCGCATCGCCGACCGCCTCGGCGACGCCGGTGTGACCCGGGTGCTCTCGAGCCCCTTCCCGCGCTGCGTCCAGACCGTGGAGCCGCTGGCTCGCCGCCTGGGGGTGGAAGTGGAATCACAGCCCGTCCTGGCCGAGGGTGCCGACGGGCGCCGCACGTTCGCCCTCATGGCGGCGTTGGCCAGCACCGACGCGGTGCTCTGCAGCCACGGCGACGTGATCCCCGAGGTGATCCGGCTGCTGCGGATCACGGGCACGGTCATCAACGGCGAGCGCGGCAACGCCAAGGGCTCGATCTGGACGATCATCAGCGACGGCGAGTCCCTGCTGACCGCCGAGTACGCCAAGACGCCCCGCAAACCCGACGCCGTCCTGCACTAGTCGTCGTTGATGATGGTGCCGGTGGCGGTGCCTCGGGCGATGGTGGCGCCGGCAGGGTTGGACAGAACGACCTGGAAGGTCTCGTCCCGTTCGCGCCTGGTGTCGTCGCGGACGGCGATGTGGATGGTGGCGCGGGTGGTTCCGGGCGGCAAGACGAGCGTCCTGGCCCGGACGTCGCCGAAGTCGACCGACCCGTAAGCGGTCCCTTCGACGGTGGCGTAGTCGACGGTCACCCTCTCGGTGGACGCTTCGCTGAGCGTCACCCGGAAGGACAGCACCCAGCTCTCCTCGACGTCGCGGACGTCGTCGATGGCAATGGTGGGCAGGTTCCGGGGCGGCGGGGCGTCGTCGTTGGCAATGGCGACCTCGACGGGGCCGCCGGAGGCGCTGATGCCGCCGGAGAGGCCGGCTCCGGTCGGGGCGCGCCGCCCGGCGCCGAAGGCGACGCGCACGGTGCGCTCGTCGGTGTCGTCGTTGGGCAGCGCCGTCAGCAGCAGCGTCGCCACCCGCGCGCCCGCCGCGAGGGCCACCGCCGGGTCCTGGGCGCTGTGGGGCGCCCCGGTCAGCAGCGTCACGTGCTCGTTGACGCCCTGGCCCTGCTTGAGGGCGAGCGTGTAGTGGCTGCCCGCGGCGGCGCCGGTCACCGACAGCGGCGCCGTGAGGGACTCGCCGGCGGCCAAGGCGCGGCCGGCGGTCACGGTGACCTCGCGGGCGCCGCCGTCCTCGGCTATGGCGCCGCCGGCAGGAGCGGCGAGGGTGACCGCGGTGGCGTCGTCGTCGGCGACGTCGACCGTGGCGGCGCCGTGGGACGAGGACACGGTGTAGCCGCTGCCCGCGTTGACGGTGACCGTCACCGAGCCGTCGGCCTCGTCGGCGCTGTCACCGGCGGTGGCGACGCTGAAGCTCTTGGCGCCGCCGGTGGGGACCGTGACGGTCCTGGTCCCGGTCGAGGCGCCGAAGTCGCCGCTCTGGGTGACGGTCACGCTCACGGTCAGCGGGGCCGACGGCGCCGGGGCGGCGGTGACGGTGAAGGACGCGTTCTGGCCTTCGGTGACGCCCGCGCCGGCGGTGACGCTGACCTCCGGCACCGCGGGAGGCGGCGGCGGGTCGTCGTCGTCGGCGACGGTCACGGTCGCGGCGCCCCGGGCAGCCGAGACGGTGTAGCCCTGGCCGGCGTTCACCGTCAAGGTGACCGAGCCGTCGGCCTCGTCGGTGCTGTCGCCGGCGGTGGCGACGGTGAAGCTCTTGGCGCCGCTGGCGGGGACCGTGACGGTCTTGGTGCCCGTCGGGGCGCCGTAGTCGCCGCTCTGGGTGACGGTCACGCTCACGGTCAGCGGCGACGAAGGCGCCGGGGCGGCGGTGACGGTGAAGGACGCGTTCTGGCCTTCGGTGACGCCCGCGCCGGCGGTGACGCTGACCTCCGGCACCGCGGGAGGAGGCGGGGGAGGAGGCGGCGGCGGGGGCGGGGGCGGCGCGGCGCGGCAGGCTTCGAGGCGGTCCAGCTCGGCGTAGATCTTCTGCCAGAGCGCGTTGGGGCCGTCGCCCTGCCAGTTGGGCGTCCGGCGGTCCGCTCGGGCCTTGAGCGCCGCGACCGTGTAGGTGTCGGCGCCCAGCATGGTGTTGTGGGCGCGGGTGAACGTGTCCACCAGGTCGGGCCGCGTCCCGTTCCACGGGTCGGCGGTCTTGGCTGCGACCTCGGCGAGCAGCGCCGCGTCGGCGGTGGTGCAGGTCGGCGGCGGCGGGGCGTCGTCGTCGGCGACCGCGACGGCGGCGGCGCCCCGGGAGGGGGACACGGTGTAGCCGGTGCCCGCGTTCACTGTCACGCTCACCGAGCCGTCGGCCTCGTCGGCGCTGTCGTCGGCGGTGGCGACGCTGTACTGCGCCGAGCCGCCCGTGGGCACCATCACAGTCTTGGAACCCGTTGACACTCCGTAGTCGCCGCGCTGGGTGACGGTCACCGAGACCGCCAGCGGGGCCGACGGCGCCGGTGCAGCGGTGACGGTGAAGACAGCAGCGGCGCCTTCGGTGACGCCCGCCCCGGCGGTGACGCTGACCTCCGGGGTGCCCGGCGGCGGCGGGTCGGCGGTGGTGACGGTGACGGTCTGGCTGGACTTGGCCGCCACGGCGCTGCCCCGCTTCACCACCATGACCCGCACCTGGTGGTCGGTGGCGGCGGTGAGGCCGCTGACGGTGTGGGACGTGCCGGCCACGCGGGCCGTCTGCGGCTGGGTCTGGCCGGCGGCCTGCCAGCGCACCTCGTAGCCGTCGGCGCCCTCCGCGGCGTTCCAGGCGACGGTGAAGCCGGTGGCGGTGATGTCGTAGACGGTCAGCATGTTGATGCGGTCGGCGGCGGGCGCGCCGGGGTTGAGGTGCAGGATGTCGGCCGGCACCTCCTCGACGGGGCTGTAGGCCACCAGCGGCTTCGCGGTGGCGGCCGGCACCTCGGCGCGGAGGTCGACGGCCTCGACGCCGTCGCCGAGGGTGATCCGGTCCCCGGTGAGGGGGAAGCCCTCGGGCAGTTCCAGCACGATGCCCCTGTAGAGGTTCAGCGCGGCCCGCAGCGGGATGAGGGTGCCTCGCACCGCTCCGTCCGCGGTCCGCTCCGCCGGCGGATAGTCCTCGCGCACGGTCTGGGCCGGGTCGGTCCGCAGGTGGTGTACCGAGATGGGGAACTCGGTCTTGCGGTTCAGGAAGAGGTGGTCGCCGCTGTCGTACCGGTGTACCCGGGCGGTCAGCGGGTCGTCGTCGGTGTGGGTCAGCGCGACGGCGTGGTTGGCGGTGTCGATGGTGACGATCGGCGGCGGGACGAGGGGGCTGCCGCCGGGCGCGTCGAGCAGCTCGAGGCGGCCGCGCACCAGCACGTCGCGCTCGACGACGTTGTCGTCCTTGGAGTGCAGGACGACTTGGCTCACCGTGGCGCCGGTGCGCATGGTGGGGAAGGTGATCTTGGTGCCGTCGGCGCTGAGGCACCCCGCGCAGTCGGCGTCCGCCCCGGAGAAGTCGCCGCCGACGGTGGCGGCGCGCAGCGAGAGGACCGGGGTCACGTCCACCGGCACGGGCCGGTCGGCGGTCACCGTGAGGCGCACCGTGCCGCTGTCGGCCTCGGTGAGGGTCGCCGCGCCCGGCGCGAGGCTGAGCTTGGTGCGCCCGTCGTTGTCCACGACCTGGAAGCGCAGCGTCGTCTCCTTGCCGTTGAAGAACGGGTCCCGCGACTCGAACCGGATCGTGACCTCGACGGGGTCCAGCGCCCGGGTGGCGACGTCCTCGAGGCCGTGCACGGCCCAATTCCTGTCCTGGTAGAAGTTCGGTCCGAAGGTGACGACACTGGACGCCGAGATGTCGGCGGCGCCCCTCGTGACGCTTATATGCCCCGTCACGAAGTGCGCCGGCCGCCGCGTCAGCGTGGTGTAGAGCTGCCGCCACTTCCCCTCGCCGACCGACAGGGGGCCCGCCTCGCAGTAGCCGTCGGCGGTGTCGCAGTTGAGGGTGGCCGGCGGCGGGACGTACTCGTCGTCGATGATGCGCATGGAGACGAAGGAGGGCTGGGCTGTGCCGACGCCTGCGGGCAGGCGGTCGTCGTCGATGTCCACGTCGAAGCTCTCGTGGTCGCTGTCGCTGTCGTGGCGGGTCCGCAGCGTGACCGAGCCCTCCAGGGTGCGGGCGCCGATGCGGACGCTGGAGGGGACGCTGAAGTCGCCCGCCTCCGCCGAGTACCGGGTGATGTCGAGGGGGACGCTGACGGTCCCCCGCAGCGCCGAGGCCAGCCTGGCCGTCAGGGTGGCGGTCTCCCCTTCGCCCACCCGGACCGTCGACGCGTGCAGGGTGAGCACCGGGTCCGGCTCGTCGTCGGTCACGTACGCCGTGACCGCGTCGGCAGTGAGGCCCCGGAACTCGGCGTCGAGCGTCCTGACGCGGTGGGTGATCTCCGCGGCGCGGCGGTCGTCGGGGTTGGCGAAGATGTCGTCGACCGCCCGCACCGTGATGGTCTGGGGCCGGTTCCATGTAGAGGGGCCGAACGTGACGGTCAACAGCGACGAGAAGTGGCTGCCGTCCGTGCTCACCTCCGCTGCTCCCGGCGCGGTCGACCTGACGGTGATCATCACCGCCCGCGCGGGCTGCTTGCCCAGCGCGAGCGTGTAGGTGTCGGTGCCGCTGGGCTCGGCGGCCCGCGTCGCGCCGCCGGACTCGACGACCCTCACCGCCAGTTCGTCGTTGTCGGCCACCGCCACCCGGAGGTCGCCGCTGTCGGCCGCGCTGTAGCCGCCGCCGGAGGGGGTGTGGGTGAGCGCCAGCACGTCGTCGGCGGTGTCGGTGTCGTCCTCGGCGGCTGTCACCGTGACGGTCTGCGGCGTGTCCCAGGTGCCGTTCGTGCCGCCGGTGAAGGTGAGGCTCGCGGGCGCAGCCGTCAGGCCCGCCCCGCTGATCGCAACGGTCACCGTCGCGGTCGGCTCGGTGGCCAGCTTCACGGTGTAGTCGGCGCCGGCGCCCTCGGCGACTGTCACCGCCGCGGAGTCGAACACGAACCCCTTCTTGTCGTTGTCGTCGATGATGATCTGCGACACGTGGGTCTCGCCCAAGTCGTAGGCGGCGCGGTCCACGAGGGTGAGGAGCGCCGCCTCGGCGCCCTCGGCGTGGTCGTCGTCGGTGATCGGCACCGTGAAGTGAACCAGGTTGGCGCCCACCGGGACGGTGACGCTGCCCGAGGCGGGCAGGTCCGCCCCCGGCGTGGCGTCGGGGAGGGTCCCGTACAGCGCGAGGGCGTCGCCCGTGACCGTGTACTCCACGAGCAGCGGCACCGCCGGCGCGGGCCACACCGTCATCGTCATCGTCACCGACCCGGCGCCCTCGGCGGTCCGGCGGCTCGCCGAGCCGAGGGACGCCACCGGCGTCGCGCCCGGCTGGTCGCTGGGCCCGATGGTCAGGGTGTGTACGGAGGAGGCGGTGTCCAGCGCGTAGCGGTTGTCGGCGGGCACAGTCAGCGTCAGGACGATCGTCTCGGCGGCCTCCTCGGCGCTGTCGTCGGTGATGGCCACGGGGATGTTCACGCTGGTGGCCTGCGCCGGCACGTCGATGGTGCCGCTGCTGCTGGTGACCCCGGCGATGCTGTAGTCGGTGCCCCGCACAGCGGTGCCGGAGAGGGTGTAGCTCACGGTGACCGCCGTCGCCTGCGCCTCGCTGAGGTTCACCGTCACGTTGACGGTGCCCGCGTCCTCGTTCGCGCCCTGGGAGGTCTGCGCGAACGAGGCGACGAGGAGGCCCTGGGCGCCCACCTTGAACACCGGCGACATGGCGAAGAGGGAGTTGGTGTTGGTGCGGGTCTGCCCGGCGGTGCTCAGCGGCCCCCACACCCGGGCGTCCGCGTGGCCGCCGACCTCCACTTGGCCCGAGCCGCCCAGGTGCTTGGTGGACTGCTTGGTGCAGTCGTTGTTGCTGCCGGTGAACGGGAAGTTGTTGTCGCCGTGGCCGGTGCCGTCCTCGTCGCGCTGGTCGGCGAGGTCGTCGTTCTTCCACCAGCGCTCGCGGGGGTTGGTGTTGTGGGTGGAGTCCCGGGTGCAGAAGTCCTGGTAGTCGTCGGCGATGAGGGCGCCGCCGCCTGAGGCGTCCATCCAGTAGATGGGGATGTTCGGGCGCCAGTTGCTGCCGTCGCGCATGTCGAGGTGGGTCCGGACGTCGACGGCGTTGGTGGCGCCCACGACCTTGAACAGGCTGGCGTAGGGGTGCATGGCGTTGAGCGAGCCGCCCGCCACCTCGCCCTGCACGTAGCCGTCGTAGGTCGCGATGCCGGTGGCGGTGGCGGCCCACCTGCTGGTGGTGCGGAACATGAGGCGGAACTTCTGGCCCGCGACGCGCAAGGCGCTGGGGATCAGCGGGCTGTCCCCGGCGAGGGTGTAGGAGCCGTCGGCGTTGGCGGTCACCGTCGATTGGTCGTTGACGGCGATGGTGAGGGTGTGCGCGGCGACAGCGCCCAGCGTGTAGCCGTCGCCGGGGTTCAGCGTCAGGATCACCGTCTCGGCCCCCTCCCGGTCGCTGTCGTCGGTGACGGCCACGGGGATGTTCACGCTGGTGGCGCCAACCGGCACGGTCACCGTGGCGCTGTCGCCAGTGACGCCGGTTATGGCGTAGTCCGTGCCGCGGGTCGCCGTGCCGGAGAGGGTGTAGTTCAGGGTGATGGCCCCTCCCGCCGCGGGGGAGACGTTCACCGTCACGTTGACCGTGCCCGCGTCCTCCTCGACGCTCTGCGCCGCCTGAGCGAACTGCGTCTCCGCCGCCGCGGTGAACACCGGCGACAGCACGTAGAAGTTTCTCATCAAGGTGGCGGCATTCTTCTGGTCGCTGCGGCTGAGGGGGGTGCGCCCGGGGCGGCTGAGGGGGCTCAGCGCCGCGTACTGCACCTGGGAGGTCCCCAGTTCGTGGCCGTCGTTGCCGGTGCCGTCGGCGTTGCTGCCCGTCCAGATGAAGGCGTTGCCGCCCCGTCCGTTGCCGGTCTGGCAGCGGTCGAAGTTCGTCTGGCCGGCGTCGGTGTCGCCGACCCACCGCCCGTCGTAGAAGTCGAAGTAGTTGTTCGCGATCCTGTCGTTGCCGCCCATCCAGTAGATCAGGATGCCGCTGCTGTTCTGCGCGGTGGAGCCGTCGGTGTAGGCGCCGCCGCTCCACATGCCTGTGTTCACGCGCGCGTCCACAGCGGCGGTGCTGCCGACTATGCGCAGCAGGCCCGCGTACGGGTTCAGCGAGTCGTGCCCGTGCGCCAAGTGGCTCTGCCACGCGTAGGTGTTGTAGGCCCTGATGTCGGTGGAGGTGGCGTCCCGGTCGGTGCGGCACAGGACGTACAGCAGGCGGAACGGCTGGCCCGGGCCCACCCCCGCCGGCTTCAGCGCCCAGTTGGACGCCACGTTGAGGGCGCCCGTCTCGTCGTCGGTGACAGCGAAGATGAGAGGCGACCCCGCCGGCGTGCCCAGGGAGACGCCCGTGCCGCTGGGCAGCCGCGTCCCCGTGCCGTAGGCGATGACCGCCGCCGGGTTCGTCCGGTCATCGTTGTCCTGCGGCGTGAAGCGCAGCACCGCGCTCGTCGCCCCCGCGGCGAGGCGCACTGCCGGGTTCTGGGCGCTGTGGGGCGCGCTGGTCAGCAGCGTCACGCCCGTCTGCGTCGCGGGCTGCAGCGCGAACGTGTAGTCGGTGCTGACCGTCACGCCCGTCACGGTCAGCGGCACCGTCACCGTCTCGCTGCCTGTCAGGGCGCGGCCCAAGGTGATGGTCACGTCCTTGTAGCCCGCCGCGCCCGCGCCGCCCTCGGTCACCTCGCCCGCCGTCGTGGACAGCGTGAGGCTAAGCGAGGTGGCCGAGTCGTCGTCGGTCAGATCGATGGTCGAGCTGTTGATGACCGCTCCCGTCTCGGTCGCCGACAGCGTGATGACCTCGTTGCTCTCGATCACCTCGTCGTCGGTGGGCGTGAGGGTGAAGGTGGCCGTGCCCGAGGCGGCGCCGGCGGCGATGGGCAGAGCCACCGACGCCGGCGCGGTGAAGCCCACGACGTTCGCGCCGCCGGAGCCGGCGATGTTCACCGTCAGCGTCACAGCGGCCTCGAAGCGGGTCGTGCCCTGCAGCGTCGCGGTCACCGTGACCTGCGTGGCGCCGGCGAACTCCGCCACCGTCGCCGGACTCGCCGACAGCGTCACCTCCGGCGGGGCGTCGTCGTCGGTGATGGTGATCGTCGTGGAGGGGTTCGCCCCGAGGTCCCAGTTGGTGCCGTCGCTCAGCGTGATGACGATGGTCTCCGCCTCGTCGTCGAAGACGTCGTCGAGGACGGTGACCGTGAGGGTGCTGTCGCTGTCGCCCGCGGCCGGCGTGAAGCTGGCGCCGCCGGTGCGGGTGTAGTCCTTGCCGCTGCCCTCTGTGGCCGTGCCCGTCACGGTGAAGGGGACGGTCA harbors:
- a CDS encoding fibronectin type III domain-containing protein, with the protein product MTFTSGTYAINQVLTVNAVSDTDAADESVSITMAVTGYPGVTVGPEIVLAVEDSSPAVIVKQGTRDLSKDNRGVQLTEGAGGENLTVTLRTDPGGTVTITPTSADPGAVTVSAAITLDASNYMTGRTITVSPANDADSDDETVEVTFAVSGYGTVTSGPPVTVLVDDNGPKVLVTPTALRLDEGALGGYSISLNSDPGAGSTVTVTATPEGAGTPVSTTFDSDTWDSPRFVFVISPQDDNQVDETFTIANSISASTSIHYPTTMTVPNVIVTYLDDDKDELVIAPATRQITLVEGDENHNTGSYTIALNTDPGMTTTVVVTSGNPGAVHVDSGGTPGASVTLTFTSGSGGNWSTPQTVNVTARDDVNGLDEAVMVTHAVTGYAADPMGFTVLTRDDDEVAEPGLTLTPTSLEVFANAGTATYTVQLNTVPAGSVTVSVTSSDTTHATVNPATLTFAASGANIWSTPQTVTVTSASGAAAGDEATVTHSIQTTNDTTDYPTGTVSGAEVAVAVVTDTRPTVTVAPSAASVAEGSPAVFTVTASPAPASGTNLTVSLTVSEATGDYVAAGNEGAGKSVTIPGGSASANFSVATVNDSNDEPDGSVTVTLGAGGNVYKLGSTTSASVTVTDGEATSVTLTRGSAAGVAEGAAHDYTITLGRPLVAPEVLPVTLTFSGTAARNSDYTLACPSPLPTGVACANLNTGTATVTFTGPTATPTTAATLRLTAVQETSGAGLRESIETVDVGLGTLTSTSGTDLGGGASATDSAGSLNITNVLPTQTVTMTSNNHWPREGATDGTEDEDITVTLGYALSGSETITVPLRVRGATVTDDYTFALHPATQNGVTLSTSSPYSAQNPALVFSAHSSNPTTATLRLVAVDNTERTEPAILIDFHGSVVKSNFTPTVTTSGDVFMIIVDDETGDIEVPRDWPLKPSGVAAAGKFRLFFVTSQTRDATPTQIRQYNLWIQRQVAATGHASIQPYAGFITVLGSTELDGNARENTGMWASNAHTDGSTSTSMDSDGISIWWLNGDKVADHYHDFFDGSWDGGTDQSSRARNQAGDERGNIWVWTGSNPDGTAYATSTQRLGQTAPRAGRLSADQISSSSPSRSSSYAFYGMSPVFTVEGVEASLAVSGGGNVTEGSTLTVTVNLGAAAPKALMIPVRMRAGGNPTASAADFTLTKDGTAVSAVSIASGAMSGTVTLTAVADRVDEDENMETFVLEFGRLPEGVVAHATLATSQTITITDADTAGVTVTESGDPANTQVDEDGTPTATDTYTVVLDSKPLSSVTIRVSTGTTTGANPTSGTVVRVDGPDTATAYTATEDLVFTVSNWNSPQTVTVQGVQDNIDNPGDKRSIDITHAVQTGDTNGKYTTAMTIDEVEAEVIDDDAAPTGVTLTVDDDSVAEEGGAQTITVTATVGGTTRFGVAQTVTVRVRGSGTAHAVDFSPVADFTITIAAGADDGDQTFTLTPANDSVDEINETIDVTGHAITPATGVTFTDETITLTDDDAAPTDVALSTSPTTVSEGVAGGSQVVTVTATVQGTTTFGTAKTVAVSVAGHNAVGRVGFTQVNSFNVNIPAGSSTGTAMFTLSPRTNTWDEASGAAALTGTLAGVTVAGASVTLTDDDAAPAGISFGVSPTSITEDGGARTINFTLQVQTGTGGTTYGKDIAVAVAAAGSGSANVVDFTASSISPVTITKGSSAQFSGSFTLTPTNDSNDEYDETVTVSATATDVHGNAIVMPAVDVTITDDEPTTVTMTAPTGAVAEDGGTKDITLTLSRALTGAETITVPVEVVGVTVASDYTLGLHGTNTSVTVDTTTSPFSAQNPAVKFQAGASAAVLRFTAQPDNDRTQPFALVRYGSGAAAGGGLDFGSPAGGPVGFVVTDDETGDILFPWDSPLRPTALNILPGYEFRLVFATSGARDASSTDIADYDFFIRSALAEGHEDIVPYAGFFTVVGSTSAVDASAHAGFSTGDTSKEVYWLGNAVHAERLGSYFDFRGEWLNQTPYDESGTAATVNAAGYFTGSTSAGAKSANPLGAATVTLGYLGDSGSGRAPLGSGSTAANTNTRPFYGLSPVLKADQRPTVSVVPKTGGESVAEGSPAVVTVSISPAPTESVGVTLFITDESGKPSYTSSADRANKENAVTFTSTVTSADYSVPTVNDSVDEPDGGVEVRVIGGTGYAAASSPNDLATVRVTDGEVTSLSLTGTSANVTEGLDKTFTMSLGRRLVSGETVTVPLTFAGTATRGTDYTFECSGTSVTCPDINSTDAGNNPRVVFANGAQHATITMAAVLDANTTPVEPNETVDIGMGTPTTVGMGGGVATPTDSAPQFTIMNRSQITLVSFDQTADTATEAAGAGRTVQVRVNYTPEALIGLTVPFTVTGTATEGSGKDYTRTGGASFTPAAGDSDSTLTVTVLDDVFDDEAETIVITLSDGTNWDLGANPSTTITITDDDAPPEVTLSASPATVAEFAGATQVTVTATLQGTTRFEAAVTLTVNIAGSGGANVVGFTAPASVALPIAAGAASGTATFTLTPTDDEVIESNEVITLSATETGAVINSSTIDLTDDDSATSLSLTLSTTAGEVTEGGAGAAGYKDVTITLGRALTGSETVTVPLTVTGVTVSTDYTFALQPATQTGVTLLTSAPHSAQNPAVRLAAGATSAVLRFTPQDNDDRTNPAAVIAYGTGTRLPSGTGVSLGTPAGSPLIFAVTDDETGALNVASNWALKPAGVGPGQPFRLLYVLCRTDRDATSTDIRAYNTYAWQSHLAHGHDSLNPYAGLLRIVGSTAAVDARVNTGMWSGGAYTDGSTAQNSSGILIYWMGGNDRIANNYFDFYDGRWVGDTDAGQTNFDRCQTGNGRGGNAFIWTGSNADGTGNDGHELGTSQVQYAALSPLSRPGRTPLSRSDQKNAATLMRNFYVLSPVFTAAAETQFAQAAQSVEEDAGTVNVTVNVSPAAGGAITLNYTLSGTATRGTDYAITGVTGDSATVTVPVGATSVNIPVAVTDDSDREGAETVILTLNPGDGYTLGAVAAHTLTIAVNDQSTVTANADGSYTLAGDSPLIPSALRVAGQKFRLMFRTTSRWAATATGIATYDGYVQGEVAGGSLNAMHPYASLFKVVGATNAVDVRTHLDMRDGSNWRPNIPIYWMDASGGGALIADDYQDFCTRDSTHNTNPRERWWKNDDLADQRDEDGTGHGDNNFPFTGSNNDCTKQSTKHLGGSGQVEVGGHADARVWGPLSTAGQTRTNTNSLFAMSPVFKVGAQGLLVASFAQTSQGANEDAGTVNVTVNLSEAQATAVTVSYTLSGTAVRGTDYSIAGVTSSSGTIDVPAQATSVNIPVAITDDSAEEAAETIVLTLTVPADNRYALDTASSVHTLTIGPSDQPGATPVASLGSASRRTAEGAGSVTMTMTVWPAPAVPLLVEYTVTGDALALYGTLPDATPGADLPASGSVTVPVGANLVHFTVPITDDDHAEGAEAALLTLVDRAAYDLGETHVSQIIIDDNDKKGFVFDSAAVTVAEGAGADYTVKLATEPTATVTVAISGAGLTAAPASLTFTGGTNGTWDTPQTVTVTAAEDDTDTADDVLALTHTPSGGGYSAADSGDLRVAVADNDELAVRVVESGGATRAAEPSGTDTYTLALGKQPARAVMITVRSTAPGAAEVSTDGSHFSSLLTVTFGPSTWNRPQTITVRAVDDIFANPDDRRAAEITHRVRTLDAEFRGLTADAVTAYVTDDEPDPVLTLHASTVRVGEGETATLTARLASALRGTVSVPLDITRYSAEAGDFSVPSSVRIGARTLEGSVTLRTRHDSDSDHESFDVDIDDDRLPAGVGTAQPSFVSMRIIDDEYVPPPATLNCDTADGYCEAGPLSVGEGKWRQLYTTLTRRPAHFVTGHISVTRGAADISASSVVTFGPNFYQDRNWAVHGLEDVATRALDPVEVTIRFESRDPFFNGKETTLRFQVVDNDGRTKLSLAPGAATLTEADSGTVRLTVTADRPVPVDVTPVLSLRAATVGGDFSGADADCAGCLSADGTKITFPTMRTGATVSQVVLHSKDDNVVERDVLVRGRLELLDAPGGSPLVPPPIVTIDTANHAVALTHTDDDPLTARVHRYDSGDHLFLNRKTEFPISVHHLRTDPAQTVREDYPPAERTADGAVRGTLIPLRAALNLYRGIVLELPEGFPLTGDRITLGDGVEAVDLRAEVPAATAKPLVAYSPVEEVPADILHLNPGAPAADRINMLTVYDITATGFTVAWNAAEGADGYEVRWQAAGQTQPQTARVAGTSHTVSGLTAATDHQVRVMVVKRGSAVAAKSSQTVTVTTADPPPPGTPEVSVTAGAGVTEGAAAVFTVTAAPAPSAPLAVSVTVTQRGDYGVSTGSKTVMVPTGGSAQYSVATADDSADEADGSVSVTVNAGTGYTVSPSRGAAAVAVADDDAPPPPTCTTADAALLAEVAAKTADPWNGTRPDLVDTFTRAHNTMLGADTYTVAALKARADRRTPNWQGDGPNALWQKIYAELDRLEACRAAPPPPPPPPPPPPPPAVPEVSVTAGAGVTEGQNASFTVTAAPAPSSPLTVSVTVTQSGDYGAPTGTKTVTVPASGAKSFTVATAGDSTDEADGSVTLTVNAGQGYTVSAARGAATVTVADDDDPPPPPAVPEVSVTAGAGVTEGQNASFTVTAAPAPSAPLTVSVTVTQSGDFGASTGTRTVTVPTGGAKSFSVATAGDSADEADGSVTVTVNAGSGYTVSSSHGAATVDVADDDATAVTLAAPAGGAIAEDGGAREVTVTAGRALAAGESLTAPLSVTGAAAGSHYTLALKQGQGVNEHVTLLTGAPHSAQDPAVALAAGARVATLLLTALPNDDTDERTVRVAFGAGRRAPTGAGLSGGISASGGPVEVAIANDDAPPPRNLPTIAIDDVRDVEESWVLSFRVTLSEASTERVTVDYATVEGTAYGSVDFGDVRARTLVLPPGTTRATIHIAVRDDTRRERDETFQVVLSNPAGATIARGTATGTIINDD
- a CDS encoding histidine phosphatase family protein, whose translation is MTLYLIRHADAGKRDPYSHDDHLRGLSEDGMRQAVRIADRLGDAGVTRVLSSPFPRCVQTVEPLARRLGVEVESQPVLAEGADGRRTFALMAALASTDAVLCSHGDVIPEVIRLLRITGTVINGERGNAKGSIWTIISDGESLLTAEYAKTPRKPDAVLH